A DNA window from Capsicum annuum cultivar UCD-10X-F1 unplaced genomic scaffold, UCD10Xv1.1 ctg3574, whole genome shotgun sequence contains the following coding sequences:
- the LOC107857394 gene encoding protein ENHANCED PSEUDOMONAS SUSCEPTIBILITY 1, translating to MEEVQIISNCLVGATSNESISPAKDMSKIEMTPWDLQFLLLDTIQKGLLFHKPKEENHNTPKSSLIDHLKESLSRTLHFFPPLAGRFSTIENMDDETVSFFINCNNGGVEFTHASAPKLTVSAILDSTRVPLIVHHLFPLNNIRNIECVTEPLFGVQITELVDGFFIGCTMSHSLGDGDCFWHFFNSWSEISRGCQIISKIPVFERHFPEEMKIPIHLPLKLDDEKLLEIPPLMERIFHLSKESICKLKDKANSEMDVKSISSLQAFLAHLWRSVTRCRKLDDEKEVVIIIIIGARTRLNPPLPEGYFGNAVHIKKVKITAGELLKNGLGWAAMQMNKMVVSQNSEEVMKFYKEWVENPLVFCKGSVLVGNTRLGISSSPRYNIYGTDFGWGKPVAVRSGMANKSDGVITLFPGVEEGSVDIEVCILPETLQALENDQEFMEAITKN from the exons TGACACCATGGGATTTACAATTCCTTCTTCTTGACACTATCCAAAAAGGTCTTCTTTTCCACAAACCAaaagaagaaaatcataatacTCCCAAATCATCACTCATTGACCACTTAAAAGAATCTCTTTCTCGCACTTTACACTTTTTTCCTCCTTTAGCCGGCCGTTTTTCGACCATCGAAAATATGGATGATGAAACGGTTTCTTTCTTCATCAATTGTAACAACGGTGGTGTGGAATTCACCCATGCCAGTGCTCCAAAATTAACTGTATCTGCTATTCTTGATTCTACACGGGTGCCACTTATTGTTCACCATCTTTTCCCACTAAACAATATTCGAAATATCGAGTGTGTTACTGAGCCTTTATTTGGGGTTCAAATAACAGAGTTGGTTGATGGTTTTTTTATTGGATGCACTATGAGTCATAGCTTAGGTGATGGCGATTGTTTTTGGcatttcttcaattcttggtcCGAAATCTCTCGTGGATGccaaattatttccaaaattccaGTTTTCGAACGTCATTTTCCTGAGGAAATGAAAATTCCTATTCACCTTCCCCTAAAACTAGATGATGAGAAATTGCTTGAAATTCCACCTTTAATGGAGAGAATATTTCATCTTAGTaaagaaagtatatgtaaactCAAAGATAAGGCCAATTCAGAAATGGATGTTAAATCGATTTCTTCTCTGCAAGCGTTTTTGGCTCACCTATGGCGCTCTGTTACCCGTTGTCGGAagcttgatgatgagaaagaagttgtcatcatcattatcattg GTGCAAGAACAAGGCTAAATCCTCCTCTTCCAGAAGGGTATTTTGGAAATGCAGTTCATATCAAGAAAGTGAAGATAACTGCAGGGGAGCTACTAAAAAATGGACTAGGATGGGCTGCAATGCAAATGAACAAGATGGTTGTTTCACAAAACTCTGAAGAAGTGATGAAATTTTATAAAGAGTGGGTTGAAAATCCACTTGTATTCTGTAAGGGTTCAGTACTTGTGGGAAATACTCGTTTGGGCATTAGTAGTTCTCCAAGATATAACATTTATGGTACTGATTTTGGTTGGGGAAAACCAGTTGCTGTGAGAAGTGGAATGGCAAATAAAAGTGATGGGGTGATTACATTATTTCCTGGTGTAGAAGAAGGAAGTGTAGATATTGAAGTTTGTATTTTGCCTGAGACTTTGCAAGCATTGGAGAATGATCAAGAATTCATGGAAGCTATAACTAAGAATTAA